ATTTCTGGATCAGGCGTTTATGCGTTCGGTCGTTCGTACCTTGGAAATCAATTTGGGAAGAATCGTGTTTCAGTTCCCGATGGCCATTGTGATTGCCCTGCTTTTGAATGAAGTCCTGTTCCTAAAGATGAAAAAAAGCTTGCAAACGATACTTACGTTTCCGCATTTTTTATCGTGGGTGGTACTATCAAGCGTCCTGATTACGGTGCTTTCTTACGACGGGTTTGTTAACGGCATTATTAGGGCGTTTGGATTTAAATCTTTTAATTTTTTAGGAAATGAACCCATTTTTGTCCCCATGCTGTACATTACCGAGATCTGGAAGAATTCGGGCTGGGGGGCAATCATCTACCTGGCTGCCATATCCGGCATTGATGCAGAGCAGTACGAGGCCGCAGCCATTGACGGGGTAAATCGGTTTCAACGAATATTTCACATTACGCTGCCCAGTATTATGCCTACGATTATCGTAATGTTTATCCTCACGATGGGCGGTCTGATGTCCACAGGATTCGATCAGATTTTCAATCTAAGCAATGACGCGGTACGTGAAGCAGCTGAAACGCTGGATATGTATATTTATAAAATTTCATTCCAAAGCGCGCCGGATTTTTCTTACTCAACGGCGGTAAGCCTTTTCCGTTCCGTCATTAATATGGCATTTTTATTGCTGGCAGATCGCATCGCAAAGCTAGCGGGTAAAGAAGGCCTAATGGGCTAGGAGGGAGGAGGGGCTATGAAATCAACGAATGGCTTGAAAAGAAAGACGATAGGCGATTATCTGATTCCTGCTTTTCTCATTATATGGGGAATCATCGTCCTGTTTCCGTTTTTCAGCGTTGTCGTGATTTCCTTTACATCGGAGACCGAATACATAAAGACCCCGTTGCTTCTTTTTCCAACGGAGCCGACGCTGGAATCGTACAAGCGGATCTTTGAGGACGGGCGCATCGTGAGCGGTTATTTGACTACATTTAAGCTCTTGGCCATGTCGTTGCCGCTCAGTTTATTTCTTACCATCAGTTTTGCTTATGGGATGAGCCGCAAAGATTTCCCCGGACGCCGATTCATCTTTTACTTTGTGTTGATCGCTATGATTTTTGACGGCGGAATCATCCCTTTATATATGCTCATGAAGGATCTGCACCTGGTGCCCAATCATTTATGGGCTGTCGTTCTGGCAAACACAGTGAGTACCTTTTATATGATACTCATGCACAATTTCTTCAAATCCCTGCCCGATTCGCTTATGGAATCGGCGAGGATAGACGGAGCGGGGGAGTGGCGCATTCTTGCCAAAATTGTGCTGCCGCTGTCCGCGCCCGTGATTGCCACGATCACCTTATTCTACACCGTGGACCGCTGGAATGAATGGTTTAACCCCATGATTTTTCTTCAAAAAGGGTATCTTCAACCGCTGCAGCTGGTACTGCGAAGCATTGTAATCGATGCGCAAATGGACATGGTGAAATCCGACATGGACACGATCGAGCTTGCGTCAAATTTCGCTATGGGCGTAAAAACAGCCGCTATCATATGTACAATGCTTCCGGTTATGCTGTTCTTCCCGTTCCTGCAAAAACACTTTGTGAAAGGTATTATGGTCGGCGCAGTCAAATAACCATATTCCGCCGATTGATAATAAAAATGATTAAAAAAGGGAGATAATTTTATGAAAAAAACAAAAACGATCGGTTCTCTCCTGGTGTCGGTCATGCTGGCAGGTGTTGTTTCGGCATGTTCGTCATCCAATGAGGCCCATGAGACCGCATCCCCGGCCGCATCTGCACCGGCGTCGTCGGGAGCCGCAGGGCAAGAACAAAATAAGTATGCCAAGCATATGACCATTTCGTATGCTGTCGGCAACAACAATCTTGACGTAAACGACGATGTATTTGCAAAGATCTGGAAGGATAAATACAATTTCGATTGGGAAATCAGGCCGGTAGCATCCAATAATAACAGTGAAACGTTTCGCATCTGGATCAATTCCGGCGATATGGCCGATATGGGGAGCTGGAACTACAATCATTCCGAGTATGTTTCTTATGTCAAACAAGGACTGCTTAAGGAATTGCCCAAAGGCTGGCGTGAGAAGTGGCCGAACCTCGCCGCGGCCCAAGATCGGACTGGCATTTATAAATATGTTGAGGATCAAGTGGTCAGTGACAATATTCTGTTTAAGCCGATCATGGCCGACAACTATCCGTTAGACAAACTGATCAATCACGATGGAATTTGGTTCCGCGCGGATTGGGTCCGTGCTGTTGGCGCCGAGGTAAAGGATCATTACACCGTTGCTGAAATCATGGATATCGCGCGGAAGATCAAGCAGCAGGATCCCGGCAAAGTCGGCGAGAAGCTGATTCCGATTGACGTTCCCACTGTCGGGCTTTGGGTTATGTTTGTATGGCCCAACGCTACGCATTACCAGGAGGTCTCCCAGTTCTATCAGGATGCTGACGGCGTGTTTCATTGGGGACTCGCCGATCCGGAGATTCTGAAAGGGTTGAAGCTTTGGCGGCAGGCCTATGACGAGGGGCTGCTGAATCCGGAGTATTACAATCTGCCGGATGGACCTCAAACGGAAGCGCAAATGTATACCGCCGGCATATCTGCGATGAATCAAGCCGCGGGTATGGCCAGCGTGGGCACCCGGCAGGCCAGCTTTATGGGCTCGAATTTGGGCGTTGATCCTAGCGAGTCGTTGAGCTATGCGTTTTTAACGGATGATAACGGCGTTTATCGGGCCAATGAAATCCCCAATTTCGCGGGCAGTCTTATTTTTAACCCGAAGCTGGACGATGCCAAGTTTGAACGCATACTCGACATTCTCGACGAGTCCGCTTCTAAAGAAGGGCAGGACTTAATTAACATGGGTATTGAAGGCACGGACTGGAAGAAAAACCCCGACGGCACGATCGTTAACTTGAACGGGAACCTCCAAATTTCCGAGAAATACAAGAGTATCCCGAACCTTTGGTCCTCCCTGCTCCTTCTGCGCGACAATTATCAGCTGGTTAATCCGACATTGCCGCAGATTTGGCGCGATAAAGCCATCAAGCAGTATAAGGAAAAAACCGAGCTCACCGATCCCAATAATCCCGAGATTTTTGCGAAGCTCGACCCGGACGTATATTTTTATAATTCACCCGCGCGTTCCCGCGCTGTTATGAACATTCCTGCAGAATTATCGGGCATTGTTCTGAAGGGACCTGATGTAGAGGCCAACTGGAACGCTTGGGTCAAGGAAAAGATGCCGCTGATTCAGCCGGTTCTGGATGAGCTTACCGCGATGAAGAAAAAGAAAAAATAGGATGGCCGGAAGTCCCCCGTTACCCCCGGTTTCAGGATCGTAAATCCGTTATTGGGGGTAATATTTCCATGAAAATTGAAAGGACGAAGCGGAATGAGCGGAAGAAAGAAGCTATTCATTGATGGCAGGTGGCTTGAAGCGCTCAACTACGAGAATCTGAAATCGCCCTACTCAGAGGAGACGATTGCTGAAATTCCACATGCTGCGATAGAAGAGACCGAAGCTGCAATTGCCGCTGCCGATCGTGCCGCTAAGGTCATGGCTGAGATGACGTGCCATCAGAGAGCCGAAATTTTGGATAACGTTACTTCGCTCTTGGCCAAACGAGCCGAGGAGGCGGCCCGGCTGATCGCCGTTGAAGCCGCCAAGCCGCTCGCCATGGCCCGCGCGGAAGTGCAGCGTACGATCATGACCTACAAGTTTTCCTCGGAGGAAGCAAGGCGCATTCACGGTGAGCAAATCGCGATAGATGCCGCGCCCGGCGGGGAAAACCGGACAGCCTACACGATCAGGGAGCCGCTGGGAGCCGTCGGCGCCATTACGCCATTCAACTTTCCAATGAATCTTGTCGCCCATAAGGTCGGACCTGCGATTGCAGCCGGCAACTCGGTCGTGTTGAAACCCGCTTCGCAAACTCCGCTAAGTTCGTTGTTCGCAGCCGGATTGTTTGCTGAAGCCGGTCTTCCCGCCGGAGCATTAAATGTTGTGACGGGCAGCGGAAAAACCGTTGGCGACCAGATCGTGACGGATCCGCGTATCAAAGCCGTAACGTTTACGGGAAGTCCGGAAGTCGGAAAGGAAATTCGCCGCAGATCGGGGTTAAAGCGGTTGACCTTGGAGCTCGGCTCGAATTCGGCGTTGATCGTCGACCGGGACGTTGACATCGACGAAATTATGGCCCGCTGCGTCGCCAGCTCGTTCAGTTTCCAGGGGCAGGTGTGCATTTCGCTGCAGCGGATTTATGTTCATGAAGAGATTTACGACGAATTTGTCAACAAGTTCGTAGAGACGACACAGAAACTGACCGTCGGAGACCCGCTGGACGAAAGGACCGATCTTTCCGCCATGATCAGCCGGAAAGACGTCGAGCGAGCGTTGAGCTGGATTGCGGAAGCCAAACAGAACGGTGCGGCGATCGCCGCAGGGGGAACCGCCGAGCGCAATATTGTTCTGCCTACCGTATTGCTCGGAGTCGATCCGAAGACGAAAGTTTCCTGCCAGGAAGCTTTTGCGCCTATCGTGCTCATCAATAAGGTGAAATCTGTTGAGGAGGCCGTGAATGACGTTAACGACTCGCGCTTCGGACTGCAAGCCGGCATTTATACCGCGAATATGCATCATGCTTTTTACGCGGCAAAAAAACTGCAAGTCGGAGGTGTAATGCTCAATGATACGCCTTCATTTCGGGTGGATCAGATGCCCTACGGCGGCGTGAAGGACAGCGGCACGGGCCGTGAGGGAGTCAAATATGCCGCCCAGGAAATGACGGAAATGAAGCTGATCGTGATTAACCACAATATTACGCACGCCCGTCCGTGAGAGGGGATTCGCCATGATCATCGGCTTTTTCATAATAAAGCGGCGTGAGGAGAAGAAAGATGACTGATAATCAACGATTGAGGGAATTGGATCGCAAGCATTTGCTGCATCCGACCAGCCCGATTAAGGATCAATACGAACGCGGACCGTCTGTCATCATGCAGCGGGGCGAAGGCATTTATGTATACGATACCGAAGGAAAACAGTATCTCGACGGGTTATCTTCCCTCTGGAACGTCAATGTGGGCCACGGGAGGCAGGAACTGGCGCAAGCGGCTATGGAGCAAATGACCAAGCTGGCCTACAGCCATTCCTTCAACCGGTTTTCCCATGAGCCGGCCATCCTGTTGGCCGAAAAAGTGGCGTCTCTCACGCCGGCCGACTTGAACGTCTGCCATTTCACCTCGGGCGGCTCGGAATCGAACGATACGGCATTTAAATTGGTTCGCCAATATTTTAAATTGAAGGGCGAGACGAACCGCTATAAAATCATCGCCCGTTATCGCGCCTATCATGGCGTGACGATCGGCGCGACGAGCGCCACCGGCATCCCGATATTCCGCCAGACGGGCGGACCGCTCGCGGGTGGATTCGTACAAGCGGGTGCCCCATACAGCTATCGCTGCGAAAAGTGCGAATCCTGCGCCGAAGGCGGCGCCACCTGCGCGGTGCAAAGTATGGAGGAGGCGCTTCTCCGGGAAGGTCCTGACACCGTGGCTGCGGTTATTGTCGAACCGATTCAGGGAGCAGGCGGAGTAATCGTTCCGCCGCCCGGCTACATGCGCGAAATCCGCCGTCTTTGCGACAAGTACGGCATTCTGATGATCGCCGACGAGGTCATTACCGGCTTTGGACGAACCGGGAAATGGTTCGGCATGGAGCACGAGGGTGCTGCTGCCGACCTGATGACGTTTGCGAAAGGGATTACGAGCGGGTACATACCGCTTGGCGGCGTGATTTTGAACGACGGCTTGCACAAGGAGCTCGCGGAGCTGTCTACCGCGGTATTGCCGCATGGCTATACCTATAGCGGACATCCGACCGCCTGCGCAGTGGCGCTTAAAAATTTGCAGATTATCGAACGGGAAAATCTGGTTGCGAATGCTGCCTCCATGGGCCAAGTTCTTGGCGCCGGTTTGCAGCAGTTGAAGCGGGAGTCGGATATTGTGGGCAATGTCACGTACAGGGGGCTGCTTGCTTCGGTTGAGCTCGTCGAAAACAAGGCGGACAAACGGGCGTTTCCGGCAGCCAAGAAGGCCGCACAGCTCGTATTCGACAAGGCGATGGAAAAAGGGCTGATCACGCGCGCGATCTCGATCGACAATACGGACATCATTGCTTTGTGTCCTCCTTTGACCATTCAGAAGGATCAGGTAGAGTCGCTCATCGACATCCTGGCGGCATCAATTGCCGATGCAAGAAAGGAACTGTTGGGTTGATTGCATGCGCGCCGGGGAACGGACGACGGGCTCGGCTTTCAGCCGCTCGTCCTGTTCGCCGACCGGGAAACATTTTGGCGCGATTCGTGCGTACTGGAACATGATCGCATTGGGAGCAAACAAGGAGGGGACAGGGTGGGAGAAACCTTAAGCGTGCTGGGGGCGGGACAGATGGGCCATTCCATCGCGCTGACGGCGGCATGGGCCGGTTTTTCGGTCGTTTTGCAGGGGAACAGCGAAGCCGGTCTGGCGCGCGCGGACAAAGGAATTTGCAACAAGCTGGAGTTACTGGCCGACAACGGTCTGATCAAGCAGGAGGAAATGACGACGATACGCAGGCGTATCCGTACTACGGTTTCGGTGCCGGACGCTGCAGCAAGCGCGAGCTTCGTGATCGAGTCGATTCCCGAGCAGCTGGAGCTGAAGCGGCAGCTTTACGAGCAGCTGGATACACTGTGCGATGAACGTGTAATACTCGCAAGCAATACGTCCGGGCTGAGCCCGACGGCGATTGCCGGGCGGATGAAGCGGCCGGAACGGATGATCGTCACACACTTTTGGAATCCTGCGCATTTGCTGCCGCTCGTCGAGGTCGTACGCGGGGAGAAAACCGACGACAAGACGGCGGATCGGGCGATGCAGCTGCTGCGGGCAATGGACAAAAAACCGATTCTCGTGAAAAAGGATGCGCTCGGATCGGTCGGCAACCGGCTTCAGTATGCGCTGTTTCGGGAGGCGCAGTATATTTTGGAGCAGGGCATCGCCAGCATGGAGGATATCGACGACGCCGTGACGTACAGCCTCGGGCGCCGGCTCGCGGTAACCGGTCCTTTCATGACGGCTGACATGGGCGGTCTTGACTTGTTTGACGCCATTTCGGGCTATTTGTTTGCCGATTTGAGCAAGGCCGATCGATCGTTCGAGGCTATGCGCTTGCTGGTTGACAGCGGCATGTACGGGCTGAAAACCGGCGCCGGCTTTTACGAGTGGGACGAAGCGTTTTCCGCGCAAATGACCAAGGCCCGGGAGCAGGAGCTCATTCGGTATTTAAAGTGCGACAGAGGGCTGGAATAGCCTGAATGTCGAATGAATTTTTCACGGCCCGATCGATCATCGCCCTGTTTTGAGACGTACGACCGGATTTAACAAAAAAAGAAAGGCGGTTTTACCATGTACCAGCCTCTGCTCGATCAGCTCAAAGAGAGCCGTTATATCCGCAGGTCCATGAAGGTGGACGAATCGGATTCGGCTTATGAACGCTGGCGCAAGAAGCCCGTTTTGAAGTCCCGTGAGCTTCTGCTTTGCGAAAATTTCGATTCCCTGATCCAAAAGGGCCCAGGTACTATTCACAGGGATTTTACAAACACCATATCCGGCAAGGGAAGCGTCCGGCTGGACACGCCCACTTCAACGGCTGTCAAAAGACCCAACAACCGCAGATACGACGAGCCCGGCATATTATTTCCGCTGCAGCACGAAAATCTCTATGAGTACAACCGCATCTCGCTTTGGGTCTATGTGAACTCTCCCGGTTTTTCCAGCCAATTTGTCCTGGTTGCACTGCACAATGAGGGGGAGCACATCATGCCAGTGCCCGGCCGTTTTGAAGGCACTCATCACGCTGACATGACGCCCGGCCGGTGGACACAGATTATCTGGGAGCTCCCCGATATTTATCGCGACAATGTCACCGGTATCTCGGTAGGCACTTTCCTGCCCGGCTCGCCCATGAATGCCTCGGACAGCATGTCCTTGTATATCGACGATTTGCGGATTGAATCGGTAGAGCCCGAAAAGAGCCGCGGATGGGACCTTCCGGCAGGTTCCATAGCATACTGTCACAGCGGCTACTTGAGTAATGCGCGCAAACAGGCGCTGGTACAGGGCTCGCATGCCGAAACCTTTTCATTGGCCGATGATAAGGGTGAAACCGTGTACACCGGCAAAGTAACGGCTTGCGAAAACGGCTTTGGCCTTTTGGATTTCTCCGGTTTTCAAACACCCGGCTTCTATACGATTGCTGCAGGAGAACTGACTTCCAAAGCCATTCCCATCGGCCCGGACGCCTTTCTCGCCGCCGCCTGGAAGAGCCTTAATTTCTTTTTTACCGAGCGCTGCGGCTTTGAAGTGCCGGAACTGCACATCGAATGCCATCTCGATACTTTTTGCAAACACCCCGACGGACGCACGATACCTATACATGGCGGCTGGCACGATGCCGGAGATTTATCGCAGTCTATAGACAAAACCGCAGATGTCATTGTCGCCATGCTGGATCTCGGCGACGCCACCCGCGAAACGCAGCCGGATCTATCCGACCGCGTACTGGAGGAAGCCCGCTGGGGACTGAACTGGGCAATGCGCACCCGTTTTGGCGACGGTTACCGTCATACCAGTCTCACAAAGGGCATCTGGACCAAAAATTACCGCGGCGATAAGGACGACATGACGGGGGAGGCGAAGAATACCGCCATTCATAACTACACCGCCGCCTATACCTGCGCCTACGGTGCGCCGTTTTACAAATGGGACCGGAATTTTTACGACTGGTGCGTCAAGTGCGCCAGTGAAGACTTTTTCTTTGCCGAAGAAACGATTGTCTCTTCGAACGATAACAGCTTGATGTCCGAGCGTATCGCAGCGGCCGTTTCAGCCGCCGCCATGCTCTACCGCGTGACCGGCGAGACACGTTTTCTTGACGCAGCGGCGAACCGTGCCCGGCAGCTGGCTCAATGCCAGCAGTTGGAGCGCAGGACGGACTTTTCCCTTCCGCTGCACGGCTACTTCTACGAAGATCGCGATAAAACAAGGCCCATCAGCTTTTACCACCGCAGTTATGAGCATTTCTTCATGATGGGCTTCATATTGCTGCTCGAAGGCGCGCCGGATCACCCGGATGCAGGGTTGTGGAGGCAATGCGTGGACGCTTACACCGACTATATCAAGGAAACCGCACACGTCATGGAGCCCTACGGCATATTGCCTGCAGGCATATATGAACTGGGCAACACCGATTATTCCAAGATGTCGCACGAGGGGTCAAAGGACATTGGCGGTCCGACGATCGAAGAATACAATGCGCAGGTGAAAAACGGGATCAAGCTGAACGAAAACACGTATTTGCGGAGATTTCCGGTGTCCTACCAGTTCCGCGGCTTTCATGCGACCTTACTGAGCAAGGCCAAAAACGTTTTCACCCTGGCAAGGTTCCTGGGCGACCGCGAGCTTTATGACTTGGCCGCCAGACAGCTGGAATATGTTTTGGGTTTCAACCCCTTTGCCATGAGTACCATGTATGGAGAAGGTTATGATTATCCTCCGCTTTACGGCGGCTTTGCAGGCCAGCCTGTAGGCGCCGTGCCTGTCGGCTTCGAGACTTTCGAAAACGAAGACGAGCCCTACATGCCTATGCAAAATAACTGCACTTATAAGGAAGTATGGGTGTGCAGCACTGCGCGCGTGATGTGGAGTATTGCAGAGGTTTACAAGGGCATCTGATTCCTTTTTTCCGCCAAAAAGGCAACGCCGAAGCAGCCCTTGCCATTAGAGGGAGGCAGGGGCTGTTTCGGCGTTTGTTACACTCGATATCCCGTTTCCGTGTCAACACGGTTAAGCAGGGGTTCGTCCGCTTGCAGACGGCGCAGATTTTCACACCAGACCTCGATGATGGAAGGATAGATTTCGCCGAATTCGTCACCGCCGGCGCAATGGGGAGTAATCATCGCCGTTTTAATCTTCCACAGGCGATGGGTTTCAGGGAGAGGCTCCGGATCTACCACGTCGAGGCCCGCGCCTGCCAGCGCGCCGCTTTCCAGCGCGTCGCAGAGCGCCTCGGTGTCGACCGCCGAACCCCGTCCCACATTAAGCAGGAACGCTCCTTGCTTCATTTTCGCGATGCGTTCGCGGCTGAATAAGCCCTCCGTTTCCGGGTGGTTCGGCAAACACAAAGCGACAATGTCGCATTGCGGCAAAATATCGTCAATTTGATCCAATCGATACAGAGCATCCAGATAATCGGGTTTTTTATCGACGTGCCGGCGAATGCCGAAAACCTTCGCGCCGAGCGCGTGCATTTTTTGAGCATACCGTGCCCCGATATCGCCGATACCGACAACCAGTACAGAAGAACGCGCTACAATCCCGATGCGCCCCAGATGCTTCCAACTGCGCTCATGCTGGAGATCGCGGTACAGGTGAAGCTTGCGCATGAGGACGAGCGTATGGGCAAGCAGAAATTCGGAGATGGCAAGCCCGTAAGCGCCCGAGCAGTTACACAGCATAGCGCCATTCGGCAGCACGCCCGGCTTCACATACCGGTCATGCCCGGCTGTCTGGAGCTGCAGCCATTCCAACCTCCCGCATAAGGAAAGCTGTGCTTCGCTGGGGTTCCCCCAGATATAGGAGGCTCGCTTGAGATCTTCTTCCGAAGGAGGCTGCTTCTCGCAGTAGACGATATCGAGCTCAGGTGCAAGCGCCTCCAGCTTCGCGCGAAATTCAGGTAAAAAGGTCATCACGACAAGCAAAGTCTTTTTCATTAAACAGTCCTCCTGTGTTGGCGGTAAAGGGAGCCTTTGTCCGGCACCGGCAATTCCGGATAAGGGTATCTCTCATTTTTTACATTATACTAAAAGTTTTCAAATGATTAGGATGATAAAATATCCTACCAATTCGGCTTTTGGCGATGGGAGCGAATTTATTCATTCTCGACTGCGCGGGCGTATATTACCTATCATTACAACAAGGCAAACTATGGAGTGGAAAGGATGGATCATCATGACGAGCCAGGAATCGTATGTTCTGTGCGCTTTAGCGCAGATGGATCAGCTGAGCGTGGAAGAGCTTTCACGTTTTTTATTTGAAACCGGCCTTGTCGCGGAAACCGATCTCAGGCTGCCGCTTACCTCTCTCAAGGAGCAGGGACTTGTCTGCCAGGCCGTGAATTTGCGCGGTCTCGTCTACGAAATCACGAACGACGGCCGGAGCTTGGCGAGCGGCGACGCGGAGCTTGCGGGGATCAAAACGGACGTAGCCGCCAAAAGCGCGGTGTACAGGCGTGTCTTTGAACAGGAGAAAGACTATATTGCCCAGTACACCGAGTCGTCCACCGGGGTTGTTCCCGTATTCCTTTCAATCCGCGACGGCTCAAGGATTGTCCTCAAAATCAATATTATCATCAGGGATATAGGCACCGCGAAAAAAATATGCTCCGGCTGGATGAGCAGCTCCGGGCGCGCATTTGACGCCGTATGGCAGGCCATCGCCGGAGATGAGCCGGATCCGGGCTTTTGGACAAGCCGGCCGAAGGAGGAGAAAGCATGAAGCTTCCCGTCTGGAAGGAGGGGCTCGCTTACCCCCAACCATCCGAAATGTCTTATCCCGGCGGCATGACAAGGATACTCGCGCACGATGGACGGCGCGATCTGCTGCCCTTTCTTCACGATTGCACGATCACCTCGCATGAAGGCAGGTTGTATTTGGGCTGGTATAACTCCACCGATGCGGAAATTTGCGGTTCTTCCCTGATCCGCGGACGCTATTCCGAGGACGGAGGGGAGAGCTGGTCGGAGGTATTCAACGTGGTGGGCGAGATCGGCAGCGCCGAGGAGCATTTTGTGCCGGCAAGCTTCTTTGTACACGAAGGCAAACTGTATTCGCTGATTACCGAGATGGGCGGCAAAAATTTATCGATTTCGCTTGACCTGTTCCAGGCTCCGGAGACTTCGCTTGACGAATGGGAAAGAGTCTCCGTCCTATCCGGAGGGTTTCTCAGCAATTCTTCCCCCATTCCGATGGATACGGGCGATTACATTGCCGGCGTCTGGATGCCGCTGAAAGGGGACACTCCCGCTTTTCCGGCCGTGCTCATCAGTCAGGGCGCGGACATCGCGAAGCCGTGGCGCTGCTCTTTCCTGTATGATCCGCTCGCTCCGGACGCCGTGAAGATCAGGTGCCCCGAGATTACATTGATCGTGCAAGGAAGCGCTGTCACTGCCTATGTCCGTAATGACGAGGGCAAGCATGGCGATCTCACATGCGGACCGTCCTTTGTCTTTACAAGCGAGGATTACGGCGAGAGCTGGTCGAAGCCGGCCCGAATGACCGCCATGCCGGTCGGAAACTCCAAAATGTTCGCAGGTATCCTGTCCGACGGCAGGCGCTACTTGATTTACAACAACGATCAGGGCTACTTTAAACGAGGTCTGCTCTGTATGGCTCTCTCCGAACCGGGAGAGGTGGAATACACGAAAGTTTATAAGTTATTCGAAGACAAGGCTGCGGAACTCGACAATCGAGTAGGCGTCTGGTTTTATCCCTGCGCCTGCGAGCAGGAAGGAATCCTGTATATCGCCTGTACTCTGCAGGAGCCCGATGGCGTAAGAAGCGCCGTCATCGCCAGGATTCCAGTGGACACGATATAAGCGCCAACCCTGGATTCGCTCATATATCGCCCTCAAAAATCGGTCAAAAAAGTCAAAAAATAAGTAGCCCCCTGTCGCAGGGGAATAAACCAGCAATAGGGGGCACACGTCGCCATTCATCTTTCTTTAAGGCTCGAAAGGAGAAAACAATTTGGGCAAGAGAACAGAGTTCCTATATATGTCCGAACCGGATGTCATCAAAGCTGGCGTTCTGGATGTGAAAAGGTGCGTGAATAACGCAGAAGAGGTGTTCAAGCTTTTAGTGCAAGGCGACTATCTGATGGGGGGAAACAATCATAACAATCACGGGAT
This genomic window from Paenibacillus humicola contains:
- a CDS encoding sialidase family protein; the encoded protein is MKLPVWKEGLAYPQPSEMSYPGGMTRILAHDGRRDLLPFLHDCTITSHEGRLYLGWYNSTDAEICGSSLIRGRYSEDGGESWSEVFNVVGEIGSAEEHFVPASFFVHEGKLYSLITEMGGKNLSISLDLFQAPETSLDEWERVSVLSGGFLSNSSPIPMDTGDYIAGVWMPLKGDTPAFPAVLISQGADIAKPWRCSFLYDPLAPDAVKIRCPEITLIVQGSAVTAYVRNDEGKHGDLTCGPSFVFTSEDYGESWSKPARMTAMPVGNSKMFAGILSDGRRYLIYNNDQGYFKRGLLCMALSEPGEVEYTKVYKLFEDKAAELDNRVGVWFYPCACEQEGILYIACTLQEPDGVRSAVIARIPVDTI
- a CDS encoding D-2-hydroxyacid dehydrogenase, coding for MKKTLLVVMTFLPEFRAKLEALAPELDIVYCEKQPPSEEDLKRASYIWGNPSEAQLSLCGRLEWLQLQTAGHDRYVKPGVLPNGAMLCNCSGAYGLAISEFLLAHTLVLMRKLHLYRDLQHERSWKHLGRIGIVARSSVLVVGIGDIGARYAQKMHALGAKVFGIRRHVDKKPDYLDALYRLDQIDDILPQCDIVALCLPNHPETEGLFSRERIAKMKQGAFLLNVGRGSAVDTEALCDALESGALAGAGLDVVDPEPLPETHRLWKIKTAMITPHCAGGDEFGEIYPSIIEVWCENLRRLQADEPLLNRVDTETGYRV
- a CDS encoding glycoside hydrolase family 9 protein, which translates into the protein MYQPLLDQLKESRYIRRSMKVDESDSAYERWRKKPVLKSRELLLCENFDSLIQKGPGTIHRDFTNTISGKGSVRLDTPTSTAVKRPNNRRYDEPGILFPLQHENLYEYNRISLWVYVNSPGFSSQFVLVALHNEGEHIMPVPGRFEGTHHADMTPGRWTQIIWELPDIYRDNVTGISVGTFLPGSPMNASDSMSLYIDDLRIESVEPEKSRGWDLPAGSIAYCHSGYLSNARKQALVQGSHAETFSLADDKGETVYTGKVTACENGFGLLDFSGFQTPGFYTIAAGELTSKAIPIGPDAFLAAAWKSLNFFFTERCGFEVPELHIECHLDTFCKHPDGRTIPIHGGWHDAGDLSQSIDKTADVIVAMLDLGDATRETQPDLSDRVLEEARWGLNWAMRTRFGDGYRHTSLTKGIWTKNYRGDKDDMTGEAKNTAIHNYTAAYTCAYGAPFYKWDRNFYDWCVKCASEDFFFAEETIVSSNDNSLMSERIAAAVSAAAMLYRVTGETRFLDAAANRARQLAQCQQLERRTDFSLPLHGYFYEDRDKTRPISFYHRSYEHFFMMGFILLLEGAPDHPDAGLWRQCVDAYTDYIKETAHVMEPYGILPAGIYELGNTDYSKMSHEGSKDIGGPTIEEYNAQVKNGIKLNENTYLRRFPVSYQFRGFHATLLSKAKNVFTLARFLGDRELYDLAARQLEYVLGFNPFAMSTMYGEGYDYPPLYGGFAGQPVGAVPVGFETFENEDEPYMPMQNNCTYKEVWVCSTARVMWSIAEVYKGI
- a CDS encoding DUF4364 family protein, with the translated sequence MTSQESYVLCALAQMDQLSVEELSRFLFETGLVAETDLRLPLTSLKEQGLVCQAVNLRGLVYEITNDGRSLASGDAELAGIKTDVAAKSAVYRRVFEQEKDYIAQYTESSTGVVPVFLSIRDGSRIVLKINIIIRDIGTAKKICSGWMSSSGRAFDAVWQAIAGDEPDPGFWTSRPKEEKA